The Planctomycetaceae bacterium genome has a segment encoding these proteins:
- a CDS encoding DUF4349 domain-containing protein: MYKTFIVSVVLAAAMVCGGCSNSKDSQVQALWRDKHMLAQQKDEMARQLSEAQALGAAALQRSEAARPAAAATLVPSAAAAARPAAVDPRRIIYSAQFAIVAPDVAAALNKAKSMAAASGGYMQQMTSDTIVMRIPADRFDPFISELAALGIVTRKNIEAVDVTEQYADLELRLRSAKAMHDKLMVLLDKAAGVKDTLAVETEIARVREEVERLEGLLNRLRNQVAYSTITVNFTAAAAPQAPGELKIKLPFPWLDSLGLDRLLES, translated from the coding sequence ATGTACAAAACGTTCATCGTGTCGGTGGTGCTGGCGGCCGCAATGGTCTGCGGCGGCTGCTCAAATTCCAAGGACTCGCAGGTGCAGGCTCTTTGGCGCGACAAACACATGCTCGCGCAGCAGAAGGATGAGATGGCCAGGCAGTTGTCGGAGGCGCAGGCTCTCGGGGCCGCCGCATTACAGCGGTCCGAGGCCGCGCGGCCCGCCGCCGCGGCCACCTTGGTGCCTTCGGCGGCTGCGGCGGCCCGGCCTGCGGCTGTCGATCCGCGCAGGATCATCTACAGTGCGCAGTTCGCCATCGTGGCGCCGGACGTTGCGGCCGCACTGAACAAGGCTAAATCGATGGCCGCCGCCTCGGGCGGGTATATGCAGCAGATGACCAGCGACACCATCGTCATGCGCATACCGGCCGATCGGTTTGACCCATTCATCTCTGAACTGGCGGCACTGGGAATCGTGACTCGCAAGAACATCGAGGCCGTCGACGTCACCGAACAGTATGCCGATTTGGAGCTGCGCCTGCGGTCGGCCAAGGCGATGCACGACAAGCTGATGGTTCTGCTGGACAAGGCCGCCGGCGTCAAAGACACGCTGGCCGTCGAGACCGAAATCGCCCGCGTTCGGGAGGAGGTCGAGCGGCTCGAAGGCCTGCTCAACCGCCTGCGCAACCAGGTGGCGTACTCGACGATTACCGTGAATTTCACTGCGGCCGCAGCCCCGCAGGCCCCTGGCGAACTGAAGATCAAACTCCCCTTCCCGTGGCTGGACAGCCTGGGCCTGGACCGGCTGCTCGAGAGCTAA
- a CDS encoding class II aldolase/adducin family protein, translating to MTRSAHKSDGLLDEVTVLSHRFGGDEFVKGGGGNCSGKDAHTLWIKPSGLALSDLKPADLVALDRAKLAKLYSAKAPRNATAREALVKEIMLDAVAPGSSGRPSVESPLHDSFHATFVLHLHPPLVGGMVCAADGKAACQELFPNALWMDYTDPGFTLCMSIRHAVADYTKAHGRQPSLVFHANHGLFVAANSSEKVSTLCHEVLDVLRGRYRQAGVSMELGFGEPAPQADIDKAIAQMSEVLGPQAEHVCVEAPFAVAQGPLTPDHIVYMKSHTLTAQPTPAAIARFVKAHGYMPRVIRCPAGVFAIGTSPRNAQLAMDLAQDGALVEQLTAAFGGVQYMTAAAQDFIDNWEVEAYRRQVSS from the coding sequence ATGACGCGATCGGCACATAAGTCTGACGGACTTCTGGACGAGGTGACAGTCCTGTCGCACCGCTTCGGCGGCGACGAGTTTGTCAAGGGCGGCGGGGGCAACTGCTCCGGCAAAGACGCTCACACGCTCTGGATTAAACCCTCGGGCCTGGCGTTGAGCGACCTCAAGCCCGCCGACCTGGTCGCCCTCGACCGAGCGAAGCTGGCCAAACTCTACTCCGCCAAGGCGCCGCGCAACGCCACGGCCCGCGAAGCGCTGGTCAAGGAGATCATGCTCGACGCCGTCGCCCCAGGCTCGAGCGGGCGCCCCAGCGTTGAGAGCCCGCTGCACGATTCGTTCCACGCCACCTTCGTCCTGCACCTGCACCCCCCGCTCGTCGGAGGCATGGTCTGCGCCGCCGACGGAAAGGCCGCCTGCCAGGAACTCTTCCCCAACGCCCTCTGGATGGACTACACCGACCCGGGCTTCACCCTCTGCATGAGCATCAGACACGCCGTGGCCGACTACACCAAAGCGCACGGCCGCCAGCCCAGCCTCGTCTTCCACGCCAACCACGGGCTGTTCGTGGCCGCCAACTCCTCCGAAAAGGTCAGCACGCTCTGTCACGAAGTGCTCGACGTGCTTCGAGGCCGCTACCGCCAGGCGGGCGTTTCGATGGAGCTTGGATTTGGCGAGCCAGCGCCCCAGGCCGACATCGACAAGGCTATCGCGCAGATGTCCGAGGTGCTCGGGCCCCAGGCCGAGCACGTCTGCGTCGAGGCGCCGTTCGCGGTGGCCCAGGGCCCGCTGACGCCCGACCACATCGTGTACATGAAGTCGCACACGCTGACGGCCCAGCCGACGCCGGCGGCAATCGCCCGCTTCGTCAAGGCCCACGGCTACATGCCGCGCGTGATCCGTTGCCCGGCCGGCGTCTTCGCCATCGGCACCAGCCCCCGAAACGCCCAACTGGCCATGGACCTCGCTCAGGACGGCGCCCTGGTAGAGCAGCTCACTGCCGCCTTCGGCGGCGTGCAGTACATGACGGCCGCCGCGCAGGACTTCATCGACAACTGGGAAGTGGAAGCCTACCGCCGGCAAGTCAGTTCGTAG
- the lpxK gene encoding tetraacyldisaccharide 4'-kinase, translated as MDERAVHDILSGRRGGVGAAALRGVLSLSALPYAAAMRVRRWAYHRGVFASRQAGVPVICVGNLTTGGAGKTPMVAWIVRQLQAAGRNPAILTRGYKAQAGVSDEAALLESLCGVKVIVNADRVAGAAQARAGGADVVVMDDGFQHLRLRRDLDIVLIDATCPLGYGRCLPRGLLREPPTALADAAAVIITRADEVTAERLNELRDLPSKWTAAPVLAARHRPSHVIDPRGVRQELATLAGRKLYAFCGIGNPESFFNTLQRAGTQLVGREALDDHAHYDAALAGAIAARATAASAEAAITTQKDHIKLAGLTQVLQLWQLAVEIDFLDEPSSLRELVLCAAGRQGAVARGGEAPESHDS; from the coding sequence ATGGATGAGCGGGCGGTGCATGACATTCTGAGCGGGCGGCGGGGCGGGGTTGGCGCTGCTGCGCTGCGGGGGGTGCTGTCGCTGTCGGCTTTGCCGTATGCGGCGGCCATGCGCGTGCGGCGATGGGCATATCATCGCGGCGTCTTCGCGTCGCGCCAGGCCGGCGTGCCGGTCATCTGCGTGGGCAACCTCACTACCGGCGGGGCGGGCAAGACCCCGATGGTCGCGTGGATCGTCCGACAGCTTCAGGCCGCGGGGCGAAACCCCGCCATCCTCACGCGCGGGTACAAGGCGCAAGCGGGCGTCTCGGACGAGGCGGCGCTTCTGGAATCGCTCTGCGGGGTCAAGGTGATCGTTAACGCCGACCGCGTCGCCGGCGCGGCACAGGCCCGCGCGGGCGGCGCCGACGTGGTCGTCATGGACGACGGATTCCAGCACTTGCGCCTGCGTCGCGACCTGGACATCGTGCTCATCGACGCAACCTGCCCGCTGGGCTACGGACGCTGTCTGCCGCGCGGGCTGCTGCGCGAGCCGCCGACGGCACTGGCTGATGCGGCGGCCGTCATTATCACGCGCGCCGACGAAGTGACCGCCGAGCGGCTGAACGAGCTTCGCGATCTTCCCTCAAAATGGACAGCCGCCCCTGTGCTGGCGGCGAGGCATAGACCTTCGCATGTCATCGACCCGCGGGGCGTGCGGCAGGAGCTGGCGACTCTGGCCGGCAGAAAGCTCTACGCCTTCTGCGGGATCGGCAATCCGGAAAGCTTCTTCAACACGCTCCAACGCGCCGGCACGCAACTGGTCGGCCGCGAGGCGCTGGACGATCACGCCCACTACGACGCCGCCTTGGCGGGCGCCATCGCCGCGCGTGCGACCGCTGCCAGCGCCGAGGCCGCTATCACCACTCAGAAAGACCACATCAAACTCGCCGGTTTGACGCAGGTGTTGCAGCTATGGCAGTTGGCTGTCGAGATCGACTTCCTGGATGAACCGTCGTCGTTGCGGGAGTTGGTGCTGTGTGCGGCGGGACGACAGGGTGCCGTGGCGCGCGGGGGCGAAGCCCCGGAGAGCCACGATTCCTGA
- a CDS encoding alpha-L-fucosidase, with amino-acid sequence MKEGPHAERSVQRLSEDALNEWLSWEYGMFIHYGMNTYSKGRGGEADLYQPIENYRPTKLDVDQWVAVARDAGMKYAILTTKHGTGFCLWPTKHSDYNVANSPCKSDVVELFVNACRKYCVKPAFYHCGGDHNFGLTGGEVVKGRKYEHFEYVSEHVKELLTWYGPIAEMWFDGPGQYGLEGRKKLYSLVTGLQPQIVVANNGAFDNNGHKSVVKPETWPTDVNVIEAGVPPFWPIDRFDIGEDVTGKPGPAEEYYLPIEVVTCMDNMADRWWFGGDHAVVRSQNELLAIRLLCKLRGANCVLNVPPTPEGRLRQDYVDALLELPKTWAKVTA; translated from the coding sequence ATGAAAGAAGGCCCCCATGCCGAGCGGAGCGTTCAGCGGCTGAGCGAAGACGCACTCAACGAGTGGCTGTCGTGGGAGTACGGCATGTTCATCCACTACGGGATGAACACCTACAGCAAGGGCCGCGGCGGCGAGGCCGACCTGTACCAGCCCATCGAGAACTACCGCCCGACGAAGCTCGACGTCGATCAGTGGGTCGCCGTCGCTCGCGACGCGGGCATGAAGTACGCCATCCTCACGACCAAGCATGGCACGGGCTTTTGCCTCTGGCCCACCAAGCACAGCGACTACAACGTCGCCAACAGCCCCTGCAAGAGCGACGTCGTCGAGCTGTTCGTCAACGCCTGCCGCAAGTACTGCGTCAAACCCGCCTTTTACCACTGCGGCGGCGACCATAACTTCGGCCTCACCGGCGGAGAGGTCGTCAAAGGCCGCAAGTACGAACACTTCGAGTACGTCAGCGAGCACGTCAAGGAACTGCTAACCTGGTACGGGCCTATCGCCGAGATGTGGTTCGACGGGCCAGGGCAGTACGGCCTCGAGGGGCGAAAGAAACTCTACTCCCTCGTGACGGGCCTGCAGCCGCAGATCGTGGTGGCCAACAACGGCGCCTTCGACAACAACGGCCACAAGTCGGTGGTCAAGCCCGAGACGTGGCCGACGGATGTGAACGTAATCGAGGCAGGGGTGCCGCCGTTCTGGCCGATCGACCGGTTCGACATCGGCGAAGACGTCACCGGAAAGCCGGGCCCGGCGGAAGAATACTACCTGCCCATCGAAGTGGTCACGTGCATGGACAACATGGCCGACCGCTGGTGGTTCGGCGGCGACCACGCCGTCGTCCGCAGCCAGAACGAACTGCTGGCCATCCGCCTGCTGTGCAAGCTGCGCGGGGCCAACTGCGTACTGAACGTCCCCCCCACGCCCGAGGGGCGGCTGAGGCAGGACTACGTCGACGCGCTGCTGGAACTGCCCAAGACCTGGGCGAAGGTCACCGCCTGA
- a CDS encoding alpha-L-fucosidase: MPTKLLLTIMSLALGLAAAGHTQDNKAPATQPAAPLVIPPAKNTAEALQRWRDMKFGIFIHWGPGVISGQEISWSRKRGKRGNIPAAEYDNLYKKFSAEKFNADEWAGIIADSGARYMVFVTKHHDGFCNWDTAITDYKVTSKDCPLGRDVAKELAAAAAKKGLMLGWYFSQRDWHDGDFENQNYGALAVKIRKQIEELCTKYGPVGVIWFDAKGPFPAKYWDAKNLFNRIYELQPACLINDRCGLPGDFSSAEYKVGAFDRRRPWESCVPIGAGWSWKPDAKPLSFEAVMNLLIHCAGSDGNLLLNVGPHPDGHIVDAEVQVLRQVGRWLGQYGKSIYGTRGGPYRPGPWGAATCRDKTIYLHVQKWPEDGKIALGPLAHKVVASSALTGGKVSVEQTASGVTVALAKEDQKPVDTVIELTLDGPAFDAAK, encoded by the coding sequence ATGCCGACAAAATTGCTGCTGACGATCATGAGCCTCGCCCTGGGCCTGGCCGCGGCTGGTCACACCCAGGACAATAAAGCCCCTGCCACGCAGCCGGCGGCGCCGCTGGTAATTCCGCCGGCAAAGAACACCGCCGAGGCGCTCCAGCGATGGCGCGACATGAAGTTCGGCATCTTCATCCACTGGGGCCCGGGCGTCATCTCCGGCCAGGAGATAAGCTGGTCACGAAAGCGCGGCAAACGCGGCAACATTCCCGCGGCTGAGTACGACAACCTCTACAAGAAGTTCTCCGCCGAGAAATTCAACGCCGACGAATGGGCTGGCATCATCGCCGACTCGGGCGCCAGGTACATGGTCTTCGTCACCAAGCACCACGACGGGTTCTGCAACTGGGACACGGCGATCACCGACTACAAGGTCACCTCCAAGGACTGCCCGCTGGGGCGCGACGTGGCCAAGGAACTCGCCGCCGCCGCGGCAAAAAAGGGCCTCATGCTCGGCTGGTACTTCTCGCAGCGCGACTGGCACGACGGCGACTTCGAGAACCAGAATTACGGCGCCCTGGCGGTCAAGATCCGCAAGCAGATCGAGGAACTCTGCACCAAGTACGGGCCCGTCGGGGTGATCTGGTTCGACGCCAAAGGGCCGTTCCCGGCGAAATACTGGGACGCGAAGAACCTGTTCAACCGTATCTACGAACTGCAGCCGGCGTGCCTGATCAACGACCGCTGCGGCCTGCCCGGCGACTTCTCCAGCGCCGAGTACAAGGTCGGGGCGTTCGATCGCCGGCGCCCCTGGGAAAGCTGCGTGCCCATCGGGGCGGGGTGGTCGTGGAAACCCGACGCCAAGCCGCTGAGCTTCGAGGCCGTGATGAACCTGCTGATCCACTGCGCGGGCTCGGACGGCAACTTGCTGCTCAACGTCGGCCCGCACCCGGATGGGCACATCGTCGACGCAGAGGTGCAGGTGCTGCGCCAGGTGGGCCGGTGGCTCGGGCAGTACGGCAAGAGCATCTATGGCACGCGCGGCGGGCCGTACCGCCCCGGCCCCTGGGGCGCCGCGACCTGCCGCGACAAGACGATCTACCTTCACGTGCAGAAGTGGCCCGAGGACGGCAAGATCGCCCTGGGACCGCTGGCGCACAAGGTGGTCGCTTCCTCAGCCCTGACCGGCGGCAAGGTGAGCGTCGAGCAGACGGCCTCGGGCGTGACGGTGGCGCTGGCCAAGGAAGATCAAAAGCCCGTCGACACGGTGATCGAGCTGACGCTGGACGGTCCGGCCTTCGACGCGGCAAAGTAG
- a CDS encoding 2-isopropylmalate synthase has protein sequence MTTPKYTYPKSIDLPDRQWPSRALSAAPIWCSVDLRDGNQALPNPLNPAQKLEYFKLLTAIGFKHIEVSFPSASKDDFDFTRVLIEQGHLPPDVFMMVLCQCRGHLIERSFQSLAGAPRAIMHLYCPCSELHMQQVFGLDHPKTMDMVVKAIAQSRDSAAAMKGSDIRLEFSPEEFTDADFEFVLDLCEAVLATWGRATPDKPLILNLPATVERRPPNQYADMIELFCRRFSRPDDVLISLHAHNDQGMAVAATELSLLAGGQRVEGTLFGHGERTGNVDIVTVANNLFSRGIETGLDFSNLPQIAQSVHRLTGMEVYYRQPYAGQYVFTAFSGSHQDAIRKGMRKLDEAPAKFGAAWKVPYLHVDPCDLGRQYEDLIRINSQSGKGGVVWVLEQDYGLQPPKTMHPQIGSAVQQLSDRVGREVSSAEVYQAFVDEFINPRGPYELVGYWPRPDENNPTHIHGEVRLRVDGQEKSVVAEGNGPVSAFCHAMHQLGAEPFAVDDYQEQAVGKGEDARAVAYVPLRFNGDQIVFGVGSDTNIDQAAVRAIVAGLNRRARSGTGSAGFKD, from the coding sequence ATGACAACGCCAAAGTACACGTATCCCAAGAGCATCGATCTGCCCGACCGCCAATGGCCGTCGCGCGCGCTGTCGGCAGCGCCCATCTGGTGCTCGGTCGACCTGCGCGACGGAAACCAGGCCCTGCCCAACCCGCTCAACCCCGCCCAGAAGCTCGAATACTTCAAGCTGCTGACCGCCATCGGGTTCAAGCACATTGAGGTTTCGTTCCCTTCGGCCAGCAAGGACGACTTCGATTTCACGCGCGTGCTCATCGAGCAGGGGCACCTGCCGCCTGACGTGTTCATGATGGTGCTCTGCCAGTGCCGCGGGCACCTGATCGAGCGGTCGTTCCAGTCGCTGGCCGGCGCGCCGCGGGCCATCATGCACCTGTACTGCCCCTGCAGCGAACTGCACATGCAGCAGGTCTTCGGCCTCGACCATCCCAAAACCATGGACATGGTCGTCAAGGCCATCGCGCAGTCGCGCGACTCGGCGGCGGCGATGAAAGGCTCGGACATCCGCCTGGAGTTCTCGCCCGAGGAGTTCACCGACGCCGACTTCGAGTTCGTGCTCGACCTGTGCGAAGCGGTCCTGGCCACCTGGGGGCGCGCCACGCCCGACAAACCGCTCATCCTGAACCTGCCCGCCACCGTCGAGCGCCGCCCGCCCAACCAGTACGCCGACATGATCGAGCTGTTCTGCCGCCGCTTCTCGCGACCGGACGACGTGCTGATCTCGCTGCACGCGCACAACGACCAGGGGATGGCCGTTGCCGCGACGGAACTGTCGCTGCTGGCCGGCGGGCAGCGCGTCGAGGGCACGCTGTTCGGCCACGGCGAACGCACCGGCAATGTCGATATCGTCACCGTCGCCAACAACCTCTTCTCGCGCGGGATCGAGACCGGGCTGGACTTCTCGAACCTGCCCCAGATCGCCCAGAGCGTCCACCGCCTGACCGGCATGGAGGTCTACTACCGCCAGCCGTACGCCGGTCAGTATGTCTTCACCGCCTTTTCCGGCAGCCACCAGGACGCCATCCGCAAGGGCATGCGAAAACTCGACGAAGCCCCCGCGAAATTCGGCGCCGCCTGGAAGGTGCCGTACCTGCACGTGGACCCCTGCGACCTCGGCAGGCAGTACGAGGACCTGATCCGCATCAACTCCCAGTCCGGCAAGGGCGGCGTGGTCTGGGTGCTCGAACAGGATTACGGTCTCCAGCCGCCCAAGACCATGCACCCGCAGATCGGCTCGGCCGTGCAGCAGCTTTCCGACCGCGTCGGGCGCGAGGTCTCCAGCGCCGAAGTCTACCAGGCGTTCGTCGACGAGTTTATAAACCCGCGCGGACCTTATGAGCTGGTCGGGTATTGGCCGCGACCGGATGAGAACAACCCCACGCATATCCACGGCGAGGTGCGCCTCCGCGTGGACGGTCAGGAAAAGAGCGTCGTAGCCGAGGGCAACGGGCCCGTCTCGGCGTTCTGCCACGCGATGCACCAGCTCGGGGCCGAACCCTTCGCCGTCGACGACTACCAGGAACAGGCCGTCGGCAAAGGCGAAGACGCCCGGGCCGTGGCCTACGTGCCGCTGCGGTTCAACGGCGACCAGATCGTCTTCGGTGTCGGAAGCGACACGAACATCGACCAGGCCGCCGTCCGAGCCATCGTCGCCGGGCTCAACCGCCGGGCGAGGTCAGGGACCGGGAGTGCGGGATTTAAGGATTAA
- a CDS encoding type II secretion system protein, producing MPNRRNRSAFTLIELLVVVAIISVLASILVPVISNALSNARKTACKPLLRGYEQASQSFTREHNDLMLDSYKHLDATMGIPRYWLGDTKLPEQVSRCPGDGATESLGRLGTFSQYDNLRVSIGCNENTLSASARMTSLGPQAFWVLRSELKGNPYRMMTWADWQNNPYEADCATAIVKPANTGMGSLVFRHGGVSNAVYMDGHVGEMAPTVALTNNGHDLQDGDWPAPNGKTPIAKFFKTFYPFGPAKGFEASCNGDWPTIQFE from the coding sequence ATGCCGAACAGACGGAACCGCAGCGCGTTCACGCTTATCGAACTGCTGGTGGTCGTGGCGATCATCTCGGTGCTGGCGAGCATCCTCGTGCCGGTCATCAGCAACGCCCTGAGCAATGCCCGCAAGACCGCCTGCAAGCCGCTGCTGCGCGGCTACGAGCAGGCCAGCCAAAGCTTCACCCGCGAGCACAACGACCTGATGCTGGACTCGTACAAGCACCTCGACGCGACGATGGGCATCCCGCGGTACTGGCTGGGCGACACCAAGCTGCCCGAGCAGGTGTCGCGCTGCCCCGGCGACGGGGCCACAGAATCGCTGGGGCGGCTGGGAACCTTCTCGCAGTACGACAACCTGCGGGTGAGCATCGGCTGCAACGAGAACACCCTCTCGGCCAGTGCCCGCATGACCAGCCTGGGACCGCAGGCGTTCTGGGTGCTGCGCAGCGAGCTCAAGGGCAACCCGTACCGCATGATGACCTGGGCGGACTGGCAGAACAACCCGTATGAAGCCGACTGCGCCACGGCCATCGTTAAGCCCGCCAACACCGGGATGGGCAGCCTGGTCTTCCGCCATGGCGGCGTCTCTAACGCCGTCTACATGGATGGCCACGTCGGGGAGATGGCGCCCACCGTCGCCCTGACCAACAACGGTCACGATCTGCAGGATGGGGACTGGCCAGCCCCCAACGGCAAGACGCCCATCGCCAAGTTCTTCAAGACGTTCTATCCCTTCGGTCCGGCTAAGGGCTTCGAAGCCTCCTGCAATGGCGACTGGCCGACGATTCAGTTTGAGTGA